From a single Columba livia isolate bColLiv1 breed racing homer chromosome 15, bColLiv1.pat.W.v2, whole genome shotgun sequence genomic region:
- the RBBP6 gene encoding E3 ubiquitin-protein ligase RBBP6 isoform X5 encodes MSCVHYKFSSKLNYDTVTFDGLHISLCDLKRQIMGREKLKAADCDLQITNAQTKEEYTDDSALIPKNSSVIVRRIPIGGVKATSKTYVISRTEPVSGTSKATANLAEANASEEDKIKAMMTQSGHEYDPINYMKKPLGPPPPSYTCFRCGKPGHYIKNCPTNGDKNFESVPRIKKSTGIPRSFMMEVKDPNTKGAMLTNTGKYAIPTIDAEAYAIGKKEKPPFLPEEPSSSSEEDDPIPDELLCLICKDIMTDAVVIPCCGNSYCDECIRTALLESEEHTCPTCHQTDVSPDALIANKFLRQAVNNFKNETGYTKRLRKQVQQQQQQQPPPPPPPAPHPPPLMRQTITRPLQPLLRPALARQQDPLMIPLASLASRSAALPSLVPGQAAGLPVNPSLVVSDLPPAVSLSLRGEKPDGPFRDPDSVLPPAALVTAAELSKSSSLSISSLLEEKGYQVPVLRQPALPSLLGPQGQSIPTTGHPLRAGAIRSAGGRPGWELANRGRPHSDRAQRTQTPSLPASAPVFVPVPPPPLYPPPPHALPLPPGVPPPQFPPQFPPGQPPSAGYGVPPPGYPPAPANLSSAWVPTAVPAAHSNAIPTTQAPPLSREEFYREQRRLKEEEKKKSKLDEFTNDFAKELMEYKKIQKERRRSFSRSKSPYSASSYSRSSYTYSKSRSGSSRSRSYSRSFSRSHSRSYSRSPPYPRRGKGKSRNYRSRSRSHGYHRSRSRSPPYRRYHSRSRSPVFRGQSPTKRTIPQGEGEREYFNRYREVPPYDMKAYYGRSVDFRDPFEKERYREWERNYREWYEKFYKGYAVGAQPRPPVNRENFSPERFGPPGTRRENSPYARGRREEYPGGQSHRNRNIAGSYPEKPSGRESHSIKDPTKSKEKEVENPLGDGKGNKHKKHRKRRKGDENEGFPNAELLEGARKPREPVTAEDVKTDSLFMVPSRDDATPVRDEPMEADSIAFKPVSEKEKKEKDKPKAKVDKTKRKVEVTAAPKKDNVVKPAKASQEKADTDREKSPRTEPPVKKAKEELPKTDSVKASSSQKDEKALGTPRKVHPKATKDHPETRPAKEEKAKKDHPKETKSEKPSNKEDKSKKPAEKSKPSDAKPEKRKRKVDEKADKEHEATSTKASKPETAESKTSPKGKTEPDGEKGERTPEKDKSASNNPAKKIKLNRETGKKIVSGENVPPGKEPVEKPEPSSSKVKQEKVKGKVRRKVAAADGSSSTLVDYTSTSSTGGSPVRKTEEKTDTKRTVIKTMEEYNNDITAPAEDVIIMIQVPQSKWDKDDFESEEEDIKSTQVPTNISKPASVIKNVSAKPPNPVKHNEKETEPLEKTQKTTKEASYESSQHDAKSSKSSVSNEKGKTKDRDHSLSDKDTSEKRKSTVQPEKDHSERAAEQGNGKNISQSSKDSRSSEKHDTGRGSTAKDFTPNRDKKSDHDGSRDHSSSKRRDEKGEFARRKDSPSRTRESASVQKSKPREERAEPSKKGPGEAKRSSYSPPRERKQAEHKAAHEPKRPVEEHKPADKNSGKEKEKEKEKEKEKEKEKHVPEMKSNKEKEKEKEKEKEPAGTKPPLKQESPEVKPEKENVSAQNDKSVVKPKPQVSSSSRLSSDLTRETDEAAFVPDYNESDSESNVSAKEEEAPGKNPKEPKEKVVEKAKEEPVAAVAAEQPEVSQSQSSPSVSRSRSHSPSESQTRSHSSSASSGDSQDSKKKKKKKEKKKHKKHKKHKKHKKHLGNETELEKSQKHKHKKKKSKKSKDKEKDDQKVKSVPT; translated from the exons ATGTCGTGCGTCCATTACAAGTTCTCGTCCAAGCTGAACTATGATACGGTCACCTTCGACGGGCTGCACATCTCCCTGTGCGACCTCAAGCGCCAGATCATGGGCCGCGAGAAGCTGAAGGCGGCCGACTGCGACCTGCAGATCACCAACGCCCAGACCAAAGAAG AATACACAGATGATAGTGCCCTGATTCCTAAGAACTCCTCAGTAATTGTTAGAAGAATCCCTATCGGAGGAGTTAAAGCTACGAGCAAAACATACGTTAT aAGTCGAACTGAGCCAGTGAGTGGGACATCAAAAGCA ACcgccaatctggctgaagccaATGCTTCCGAGGAGgataaaataaaagctatgaTGACACAATCTGGCCATGAATATGATCCAATCAA TTACATGAAGAAGCCTTTGGGCCCACCCCCACCATCATACACCTGCTTTCGGTGCGGGAAGCCCGGCCACTACATAAAGAACTGCCCAACAAATGGG GACAAAAACTTTGAGTCTGTTCCCAGAATTAAAAAGAGCACAGGAATTCCAAGGAGTTTCATGATGGAGGTGAAAGATCCCAATACAAAGGGTGCTATGCTAacaaacactggaaaatatGCAATACCAACTATTGATGC GGAAGCTTATGCtataggaaagaaggaaaaacctcCCTTTTTACCAGAAGAGCCGTCCTCCTCCTCAGAAGAAGATGATCCTATTCCAGATGAGTTGTTATGTCTCATTTGCAAAGATATAATGACTGATGCAGTTGTTATTCCCTGCTGTGGAAACAGTTATTGTGATGAAT GTATTAGGACGGCGTTACTGGAATCTGAGGAACATACATGCCCAACATGTCATCAGACAGATGTTTCTCCTGATGCTTTAATTGCCAACAAGTTCCTGCGCCAG GCTGTGAACAACTTCAAGAATGAGACGGGTTACACAAAAAGGCTCCGTAAGCaggttcagcagcagcagcagcagcagccgccgccaccgcctccGCCAGCACCGCATCCCCCGCCACTGATGAGACAGACCATCACGCGGCCGCTGCAGCCGCTGCTCCGGCCGGCGCTGGCCCGGCAGCAGGACCCGCTCATGATCCCGCTGGCGTCGCTGGCCTCGCGTTCGGCCGCGCTGCCGTCGCTGGTGCCCGGGCAGGCGGCTGGGCTGCCGGTCAACCCATCACTGGTTGTCTCTGATCTGCCCCCAGCCGTGTCACTGTCTCTCCGCGGGGAAAAGCCAGATGGGCCTTTTCG TGACCCTGATTCTGTTTTACCTCCCGCTGCTCTGGTGACTGCCGCTGAACTTTCTAAATCTTCCTCTCTGTCCATCAGCAGTTTGTTGGAAGAGAag GGCTATCAGGTTCCTGTACTAAGACAACCGGCATTGCCGAGTCTTCTGGGCCCCCAAGGACAATCAATACCCACAACTG GTCACCCATTGAGAGCCGGTGCCATTCGCTCAGCAGGTGGCAGACCAGGCTGGGAACT TGCAAACCGAGGCCGCCCACACAGTGACCGTGCCCAGAGGACTCAGACCCCGTCGCTTCCAGCATCCGCGCCCGTATTCGTGCCCGTGCCCCCGCCGCCGCTGTACCCCCCGCCACCCCacgcgctgccgctgccgccgggGGTGCCGCCACCGCAGTTCCCGCCGCAGTTCCCGCCGGGGCAGCCCCCATCCGCAGGGTATGGGGTCCCCCCACCGGGATaccccccagctcctgccaaCCTGTCATCAGCCTGGGTACCCACCGCAGTGCCAGCGGCGCATTCCAACGCCATCCCGACCACACAGGCGCCTCCTTTGTCTAGGGAGGAGTTTTACAGAGAGCAACGGAGACTGAAAGAGGA ggaaaagaaaaagtccaAACTTGATGAGTTTACAAATGATTTTGCTAAGGAATTGATGGAATATAAAAAGATTCAAAAGGAGCGTAGGCGTTCGTTTTCCAG GTCCAAGTCTCCCTATAGTGCTTCATCTTACTCTAGAAGCTCGTATACCTACTCCAAGTCACGGTCGGGTTCCTCCCGCTCTCGCTCCTACTCTCGATCGTTTAGTCGTTCCCATTCGCGTTCCTACTCGCGATCGCCGCCGTATCCAAGACGAGGCAAAGGGAAGAGTCGTAACTATCGTTCTAGGTCAAGGTCACATGGGTATCACCGGTCAAGGTCAAGGTCACCCCCGTACAGAAGATACCATTCACGGTCAAGGTCTCCAGTGTTTAGAGGCCAGTCTCCCACTAAACGGACAATCCCtcaaggggaaggagagagggagtaTTTTAACAGATACAGGGAAGTCCCCCCCTACGACATGAAAGCGTACTATGGCAGATCTGTGGACTTCAGAGATCCCTTCGAAAAGGAAAGATACCGAGAGTGGGAAAGGAACTATAGAGAATGGTACGAAAAGTTTTACAAGGGCTATGCCGTTGGCGCTCAGCCTCGGCCTCCAGTCAACAGAGAGAACTTTTCTCCAGAGAGGTTTGGTCCACCTGGGACCAGGCGAGAGAATTCACCGTATGCGCGGGGACGTAGGGAGGAGTATCCTGGTGGGCAGAGCCACAGGAATCGTAATATAGCTGGAAGTTACCCTGAAAAACCTTCTGGCAGAGAGAGCCACAGCATCAAGGATCCCACAAaatcaaaagagaaggaagtggAAAATCCACTGGGAGATGGCAAaggaaataaacataaaaaacaccgaaagagaagaaaaggggatGAGAATGAAGGATTTCCCAATGCTGAGTTGTTAGAAGGTGCAAGAAAACCAAGAGAGCCAGTTACAGCAGAAGACGTTAAAACAGACTCTCTGTTCATGGTCCCGAGCAGAGATGATGCCACACCTGTGAGAGATGAGCCCATGGAAGCGGATTCGATTGCTTTCAAACCCGTgtctgaaaaggagaaaaaagagaaggacaaGCCAAAAGCAAAAGTTGACAAAACAAAGCGGAAGGTGGAAGTGACTGCTGCTCCAAAGAAAGACAACGTGGTAAAACCAGCTAAAGCTTCCCAAGAGAAGGCGGACACCGACCGGGAAAAATCTCCTCGAACAGAACCTCCCGTGAAAAAGGCGAAGGAGGAGTTGCCAAAGACAGACAGTGTTAAAGCGTCTTCCTCTCAAAAGGATGAGAAGGCTCTTGGTACCCCACGGAAAGTTCACCCGAAAGCAACAAAAGATCATCCAGAAACCAGACCAgccaaggaggaaaaggcaaagaaagaccATCCGAAAGAAACCAAGTCAGAGAAGCCCTCCAACAAAGAGGACAAGTCAAAAAAGCCTGCTGAAAAAAGCAAACCTTCCGatgcaaaacctgaaaaaagaaaaagaaaagtagatgAAAAGGCTGATAAAGAGCACGAAGCCACTTCCACAAAGGCCTCTAAGCCAGAAACTGCTGAATCGAAAACATCACCAAAGGGGAAGACTGAGCCTGATGGTGAAAAAGGAGAGCGAACTCCAGAAAAGGATAAATCTGCTTCTAACAACCCCGCAAAAAAGATTAAACTGAACCGAGAAACTGGCAAAAAGATTGTGAGTGGAGAAAATGTGCCACCCGGTAAAGAGCCTGTTGAGAAACCTGAGCCGAGCAGCAGCAAagtgaaacaagaaaaagtgaagggaaaagtgagaagaaaagtAGCAGCAGCTGATGGGTCTAGTTCAACTCTGGTAGATTACACCAG caCTAGTTCTACTGGAGGAAGCCCCgttagaaagacagaagaaaagacagATACAAAAAGAACTGTCATTAAGACCATGGAGGAGTATAATAATGATATAACTGCCCCTGCTGAAGATGTCATCATTATGATCCAGGTCCCGCAGTCCAAGTGGGATAAAGATGACTTTGAGTCTGAGGAGGAAGACATTAAATCCACCCAGGTGCCCACAaacatcagcaaacctgctaGTGTTATAAAAAATGTGAGTGCTAAGCCACCAAACCCTGTAAAACACAACGAAAAAGAGACGGAGCCTttggagaaaacacagaaaactacAAAAGAGGCGAGTTATGAAAGCTCCCAGCACGACGCAAAAAGTTCAAAAAGTTCTGTCTCGAacgaaaaaggaaaaaccaaagACAGGGATCATTCGTTGTCAGATAAGGACACTTCTGAGAAGAGAAAGAGCACTGTTCAGCCGGAGAAAGACCACTCGGAACGTGCAGCTGAGCAAGGAAatggcaaaaatatttctcaatcTTCCAAAGACAGCCGATCTTCAGAGAAACACGACACTGGCCGTGGATCCACCGCTAAAGACTTCACTCCGAACCGAGACAAGAAGTCTGACCATGATGGCAGCAGAGATCATTCTAGTTCCAAGCGCAGAGATGAGAAGGGTGAATTTGCAAGGAGGAAAGACTCCCCCTCTCGAACCAGGGAATCTGCGTCAGTCCAGAAAAGTAAACCCAGAGAGGAGCGAGCGGAGCCGTCCAAAAAGGGCCCTGGAGAAGCCAAGCGGAGCAGCTACAGCCCCCCGCGCGAGCGGAAACAGGCTGAGCACAAAGCTGCTCACGAGCCCAAGCGTCCAGTGGAGGAACACAAACCTGCGGAtaaaaattcaggaaaagagaaagagaaggagaaggagaaagaaaaggagaaggagaaagagaagcacGTACCAGAAATGAAgagcaataaagaaaaagaaaaagagaaagaaaaagagaaagagccAGCTGGTACTAAACCACCTTTGAAACAAGAATCCCCAGAGGTAAAACCTGAGAAAGAGAACGTGAGTGCACAGAACGATAAGAGCGTGGTCAAGCCCAAGCCTCAGGTAAGCAGCTCCTCACGCCTCTCTTCCGACCTGACGCGAGAGACCGACGAGGCTGCCTTTGTGCCCGACTACAATGAGAGCGACAGCGAGAGCAACGTATCTGCAAAAGAGGAGGAAGCTCCGGGGAAAAATCCTAAAGAGCCGAAAGAAAAGGTGGTTGAAAAGGCGAAGGAGGAGCCGGTAGCGGCTGTGGCCGCCGAGCAGCCCGAGGTGAGTCagagccagagcagccccagcgtGAGTCGCAGCCGCAGCCACAGCCCGTCCGAGAGCCAGACccgcagccacagcagcagcgcCAGCTCCGGGGACAGCCAGGAcagcaagaagaagaagaagaaaaaagagaagaagaagcaCAAGAAGCATAAGAAACACAAGAAGCATAAGAAACACCTTGGAAACGAAACGGAATTGGAAAAGAgccaaaaacacaaacacaagaagaaaaagtcGAAGAAGAGCAAAGATAAAGAGAAAGATGACCAAAAAGTGAAATCTGTCCCTACATAG